In the Candidatus Dormiibacterota bacterium genome, AACTTCTGCACGCCGTAATCCACAAAATTGCGCTGCCCCTGGTCGGGAGCCGTTTTGGAGAGATGCACGTACTCCGCATAGAGTTGGTACGCGTCCGGCAACTGCTTGGTGACGACGAGGGATGGCATGAACGTGCCGTAACGCGCGTGCGATCCGTTCGCGGCGTAACCGCCGGTAGTTGAAAACGCCAGCGTCGTACCGATGCCCGTGGTAGCGTCGAGTGCGTACGCAACATCGATATTTCCGGTGAGCGTCGCGTTACCGGCGGTGAACGCGGGCGAACCGTTGGGCGAGGTGTAGAGCCCGTCGATGCCGATGGTATAGCGGGCGGTGGGCGGCAATTCGTACTTAAACCCGATGCCCGAATCGTACGCACCGTTCGTAACCGAATCGAGGCCGTTCCCCAACGGAACGCGCGAGCGTACATCGCTCGGCCCGATGATGTCGAACTCGAACCGCGGGCGCACGCCAAACCGAATGAAGCCCTGCGGATACTCCGCGAGCGTCTGCGCGTTCGCGCCCAGGCCCATTACCTGGTTCTGGTACCCGATCTCAAACACGGCGGTTCCCGCTGCGATCGCGCACGCGCTGTACCCCACCGTCGGCCGGTTGAGCGTTGCGAGGAGAGCCCCAGGGCCGCCGCACGGATCCGCGGGGGTATCGGCCGCGGGCGATGGCGCCGGCGAGGGAACCGCCGAAGCCGCCCGCGCTGCCGGGGGGGCCCATGCGATGAGGCACAGGGTGGCTAAGGCCGCCGCATATGCGGGGCGACGAAACGTAAGCGCGCGCATGGGGTCACGCTTCGGCCCCTCTACCCGAAGCCCTCGACCCGGCAGCGATGCGGCCTCGCTTGCATTGACAGACCTCGATATAACCCATAGAATCGAAATATGTCGATGCAACGATGCTGCCCCCCGACCGAGCTGGCGAGGGGCGATTTTGCCGCGGAAGCCGCGCTCCTCAAAGCGCTCGCCGACCCACACCGGCTCGCCATTCTCGCAACCCTCGCGCGCGCCCAGGATGAAGTGTGCGTCTGCGATTTCACGGCCGGGTTGCCGCTCAACCAGCCGACTGTATCGCACCATCTGCGTCTGCTCCGCGAAGCGGGCCTCATCAGCGGCGAGCGGCGCGGCACGTGGGTATACTACCGGCTCCAGCCCGACGCGCAGCGTCGCGTCGGCGACGCGATCGCAAGCGCATTGTCGGCGGCCGTCCCGGCGTTGCTCGCGTGACCGTCACCGCCGCGCAGCCGCGCCTTTCGTTTCTCGACCGGTACCTCACGTTCTGGATTCTGCTTGCGATGGCGCTCGGCGTCGCGCTGGGTGCGATGCATCTTGCGTTACTGGCGGCGCTGGTGCCGGTCGGGCTGATCGTGATGATGTATCCGCCCTTCGCACGCGTGCGCTACGAAGCCTTACCCGCGGTGTTTCGCAACGTCCGGCTCTTCGCGGTTTCGCTCGTGCAGAATTGGATCATCGCACCGGTGCTGATGTTCGTTCTCGCGGCGCTCTTCTTACACGGACAACCCGCCTTTTTTGCCGGACTCGTCATGGTCGGGCTTGCGCGCTGCATCGCGATGGTGATCGTGTGGAACGAGCTTGCCAACGGCGATCGCGAGTACGCCGCCGCGCTGGTGGCGTTTAACTCGCTCTTTCAAATCTTCGGATACGCGGCGTACGCGTATCTCTTTATTACCGTGCTGCCGCCGATGGTCGGTTTGCAAGGGCTGGCCGTGCATCTCTCGATCGCCGACGTTGCGAAAAGCGTGCTGATCTATCTCGGATTACCGTTCGCGGCCGGCGCCGCCACGCGCTATCTCTTGCGTCCGCGGATGGGCGCGGCGCGATACGACGACGGTTTCGTGCCGAGCATCGCACCGTTGACGCTCGTCGCACTGCTCGTCACGATCGTCGCGATGTTCGCGCTGCAAGGCCAACGCATTCTCGCCCAGCCGCTCGATGTCGTTAGCATCGCCATACCGCTCGCGCTCTATTTCCTAGCGATGTTCTTCATCTCGTTTTGGATGGGGCGGCGCTTGGGTGCGAGCTACGGCGCGAATACCGCGCTCTCGCTCACCGCGGCGAGCAACAATTTCGAACTCGCGATCGCGGTGTGCATCTCG is a window encoding:
- a CDS encoding metalloregulator ArsR/SmtB family transcription factor produces the protein MSMQRCCPPTELARGDFAAEAALLKALADPHRLAILATLARAQDEVCVCDFTAGLPLNQPTVSHHLRLLREAGLISGERRGTWVYYRLQPDAQRRVGDAIASALSAAVPALLA
- the arsB gene encoding ACR3 family arsenite efflux transporter; this translates as MTVTAAQPRLSFLDRYLTFWILLAMALGVALGAMHLALLAALVPVGLIVMMYPPFARVRYEALPAVFRNVRLFAVSLVQNWIIAPVLMFVLAALFLHGQPAFFAGLVMVGLARCIAMVIVWNELANGDREYAAALVAFNSLFQIFGYAAYAYLFITVLPPMVGLQGLAVHLSIADVAKSVLIYLGLPFAAGAATRYLLRPRMGAARYDDGFVPSIAPLTLVALLVTIVAMFALQGQRILAQPLDVVSIAIPLALYFLAMFFISFWMGRRLGASYGANTALSLTAASNNFELAIAVCISVFGITSGEAFAAVIGPLVEVPVMLALVTVARRYERSYQSTGESPARSAL